In one window of Helianthus annuus cultivar XRQ/B chromosome 17, HanXRQr2.0-SUNRISE, whole genome shotgun sequence DNA:
- the LOC110926440 gene encoding peptidyl-prolyl cis-trans isomerase CYP38, chloroplastic — translation MAAIFSCSSLYTTSKSSLFNYPNQPTSSIRRFRPICSSSHNPNQVQFTHKQKDRFSGIKECVLSVALAIGLVTGVPAVGFPGNAVAVAVNPALSDLAVLISGPPIKDPEALLRYALPIDNKAIREVQKPLEDITESLKVSGVKALDSVERNLKQAKRALIQGKSMIIAGLAESKKDHAIELLGKLEVGMEELQKIAEDKKRDAVAPKQKELLQYVGGVEEDMVDGFPYEVPEEYQNMPLLKGRATVDMKVKVKDNPNLEECVFRIVLDGYNAPVTAGNFIDLVERHFYDGMEIQRSDGFVVQTGDPEGPAEGFIDPSTEKTRTIPLEIMVEGEKTPVYGSTLEDIGLYKAQTKLPFNAFGTMAMAREEFENNSASSQVFWLLKESELTPSNANILDGRYAVFGYVTQNEDFLADLKVGDVIESVQVVAGLDNLVNPSYKIAG, via the exons ATGGCTGCAATCTTCTCGTGTTCTTCCCTCTACACCACTTCAAAATCATCTCTCTTCAACTACCCTAACCAACCTACTTCCTCCATTCGCAGATTCAGACCCATTTGTTCTTCTTCACACAACCCTAATCAAGTTCAATTCACCCACAAACAG AAAGATAGGTTTAGTGGGATTAAAGAATGTGTGTTGTCTGTAGCTTTGGCAATTGGGTTGGTAACTGGTGTGCCGGCAGTGGGCTTTCCGGGTAATGCCGTTGCGGTTGCCGTTAATCCGGCATTGTCGGATTTAGCCGTGCTGATATCCGGGCCTCCGATTAAGGATCCGGAAGCTTTACTGCGGTATGCTTTGCCAATTGATAATAAAGCTATCCGGGAGGTGCAGAAGCCTTTAGAGGATATTACCGAGAGTCTCAAGGTGTCGGGAGTAAAGGCTCTTGATTCGGTCGAACGA AATTTGAAGCAAGCTAAAAGAGCGCTTATCCAGGGGAAGAGCATGATCATAGCGGGATTAGCGGAATCGAAGAAAGACCATGCGATCGAGTTGCTTGGAAAACTCGAAGTTGGGATGGAAGAGCTTCAGAAAATTGCGGAGGATAAGAAACGAGATGCAGTAGCACCGAAACAGAAGGAGCTTCTGCAGTATGTTGGAGG TGTTGAAGAGGATATGGTTGATGGCTTCCCGTATGAAGTTCCAGAAGAATATCAAAACATGCCTCTTTTGAAAGGGCGAGCGACGGTGGAtatgaaagtcaaagtcaaagacaATCCTAACCTTGAGGAATGTGTGTTCAGAATTGTTCTTGATGGTTATAATGCTCCTGTAACGGCTGGAAACTTTATAGATTTGGTGGAAAGACATTTCTATGATGGCATGGAAATCCAAAGAT CTGATGGCTTTGTTGTTCAAACTGGCGATCCCGAAGGCCCTGCTGAAGGTTTTATCGACCCCAGTACAGAGAAGACGCGTACAATACCTTTGGAAATTATGGTAGAAGGTGAAAAGACGCCTGTATATGGATCAACATTGGAA GACATTGGTCTGTACAAGGCCCAAACTAAGCTACCGTTCAATGCATTTGGAACTATGGCCATGGCAAGAGAG GAATTTGAAAACAACTCAGCCTCAAGCCAGGTGTTTTGGCTTTTAAAAGAGAGTGAATTAACCCCTAGCAATGCAAACATTTTGGACGGGCGTTACGCTGTGTTTGGATATGTAACCCAAAATGAGGACTTTTTGGCTGATTTGAAGGTTGGAGATGTAATCGAGTCGGTTCAAGTAGTTGCAGGGTTGGATAATCTTGTTAATCCAAGCTACAAGATTGCTGGGTAA
- the LOC110922544 gene encoding carbonic anhydrase, whose product MSTAASAFAPSFLNASSLKKSVRSGSFAARVTCNSSSSSSATPPSLIRNEPVFAAPAPIITPNWTEDGNEAYENAINELKKLMIERGELDPVTAARIDNITAQAVATSDGKVASSDTVERIKSGFVKFKTEKFETNPTLYNELAQGQSPKFMVFACSDSRVCPSHVLDFQPGEAFVVRNVANMVPPFDQTKYAGVGAAVEYAVLHLKVSEIIVIGHSKCGGIKGLMTFPDEGPHVTDFIEDWVKVCLPAKKKVVAENGSAALDDQCVTCEKEAVNVSLGNLLTYPFVREGLVNKTLALKGGHYDFVNGTFELWALEFGLSTPTSVKDVATILRWKLY is encoded by the exons ATGTCGACCGCTGCCTCTGCTTTCGCTCCTTCTTTCCTCAATGCTTCATCTCTGAAGAAGTCAGTCCGATCTGGCTCGTTTGCCGCTAGAGTTACTTGCAACTCGTCGTCATCATCTTCTGCGACTCCTCCCAGTCTCATCCGCAATGAGCCTGTTTTCGCTGCCCCTGCTCCCATCATCACACCTAACTGG ACAGAAGACGGAAATGAAGCATATGAGAATGCCATTAACGAGCTCAAGAAACTAATGAT TGAAAGGGGGGAGTTAGACCCAGTGACCGCTGCAAGAATCGACAATATCACAGCTCAAGCAGTAGCAACATCTGACGGCAAAGTTGCATCATCTGACACTGTTGAGAGGATCAAAAGCGGCTTCGTGAAGTTCAAGACGGAGAAATTCGA GACAAACCCAACCTTGTACAATGAGCTTGCCCAAGGCCAGAGCCCCAAG TTCATGGTTTTTGCATGCTCTGACTCGCGAGTTTGCCCATCACACGTTCTTGATTTCCAGCCCGGTGAGGCATTTGTCGTCCGTAACGTTGCCAACATGGTTCCTCCCTTTGACCAG ACAAAATATGCTGGAGTTGGAGCTGCTGTTGAGTATGCAGTTTTGCATCTAAAG GTATCGGAAATAATTGTCATTGGACACAGCAAATGTGGAGGGATCAAGGGTCTCATGACTTTCCCGGATGAGGGACCTCACGTAAC TGACTTCATCGAGGATTGGGTGAAAGTATGCCTCCCCGCGAAGAAGAAAGTGGTAGCAGAAAACGGCAGTGCAGCTCTTGATGACCAATGTGTAACATGTGAAAAG GAAGCTGTGAACGTATCGCTCGGAAATCTGTTGACTTACCCGTTTGTGAGGGAAGGATTGGTGAACAAAACACTAGCACTCAAGGGTGGTCACTATGATTTTGTTAACGGAACCTTCGAGCTATGGGCACTTGAGTTTGGGCTTTCCACTCCTACCTCT GTAAAAGATGTTGCCACTATACTGCGTTGGAAGCTGTACTAA
- the LOC110922102 gene encoding uncharacterized protein At4g28440 — translation MADTKSPKRKPVFTKVDNLRPGTSGHNLIVKVVSSKLVLQKGRPDDRQMRIAECLVGDETGTILFTARNSQVDMMKADSTVILRNAKIDMFKGSMRLAVDKWGRVEVTEPANFIVKEHNNLSLVEYELVNVVEE, via the exons ATGGCTGATACAAAGTCACCTAAGAGGAAGCCGGTTTTCACCAAGGTTGATAACCTGCGTCCTGGGACGAGTGGCCATAATCTTATTGTAAAAGTTGTTAGTTCAAAGCTGGTGTTGCAGAAGGGCCGGCCTGATGACCGTCAAATGCGAATTGCCGAGTGTTTGGTAGGAGACGAGACCGGGACTATCCTATTCACTGCAAGGAATAGTCAAG tGGACATGATGAAAGCTGATAGCACTGTAATCTTGCGCAATGCAAAAATCGACATGTTCAAGGGATCAATGAGGCTTGCAGTGGACAAGTGGGGCCGTGTTGAGGTGACTGAACCTGCCAATTTCATTGTAAAAGAACACAACAATTTGTCACTTGTTGAGTATGAGCTTGTCAATGTCGTGGAAGAGTGA